In the Vitis riparia cultivar Riparia Gloire de Montpellier isolate 1030 unplaced genomic scaffold, EGFV_Vit.rip_1.0 scaffold698_pilon_pilon, whole genome shotgun sequence genome, GTCCACACCACAACCCCCCATAGGAACCATCTCACTTTTTTGTAAGTTTATCTTCGGGCGTGAATAAccaatttaatttcattaaaaaggtAATGATCAACAGGTAATTTATAAGATGCTTGTCAGCAGGAATAGACGGCTGCCacaattctaataaaaaataaatttaaaaaaggaaatagcAATTTGAATACAAGATCTAGCAAAACCGTCTgccaatcaatttttttctctttctttttttttttttttcagcacaATAATAGCTATGGAATTAATGACCCCACGTCATAGCTCCAAGACCAAAGGTACATAAATATATAGCAAACCCAAGGTTCTTCCTTTCAGCGGTAAACATGAAGCTAGCATACTAAGAAAAGTGAGGAATTCACAGTATATTGCAGCATCATATGCACTCACTTCCCATTTTTCAAGTTAGGATCCACTCCTAGCAAATTGGAATATATAAGCCTTTTAACAAGGTGGACAGTGGACGGCTTTTTACACATTTGCATCCTCTGCAACAAAATACCACAAGAAATATTACTCTCAAATATCAAGAATAATACAATTTCGAACtttaaaatgcaaagaaattcATCAAACTCTAGAAAAGCACCTCCTTCCACCACATTATGTGAGAAAGATCCTTTTCATCTAGCTCATTTTTCAATCCTATAACATTTTTTGTCATTCTTCCAGCTCCTTTCAAAACCCTCCTTTCGTTGAGACATCGGCTCTTCTCAAACTGTTGGCTGTCATAGCAAAGCAAAATAATCTTAtgccaataaaaataaataaaataaaatcacaccAAAAtcaaccataaaataaaattaattggaaCATTGCTCACAATCTTTTTGACTGAAAATCCTTTCTCATGTCTAGGAACTGAATAATTTCATCAAACACAGGGCCACAGAACCAAATGCTTCACATCATTTAATGCAAAAGCACCCAAACATGCATCAAATACACAAATAACCAAGACCTAGCTGTGATACACCTCTCACAAGCTCCAAAAATCccggagaaaaggaaaaatactaTGCAGAACACATTTTCACTCTGAAGAAGAATGCTACAAGTTTTCCAACACAACAAAACATTGTCTTTCCCTAGAAAATTGTCCATCAAGCATTTCCCTTCAAACAAACACATAAACATATAAGAGGGAGGGAGAAAGTACAGTAGAAGTGTAGAAGAACGAAATGAAGTGTATTTGCAGGCAGGGGAACGGAGAAGAAGAGCGAGAGAGCAGAATCGAGGGAATGAAACGACGACGTTTTTGCTTGACAGCCAGTACATGGTGGTGGCAATGGAGCAGCAAATAGGAATTCTAGGGCTTTGAGTTGCTGGTTCCCGCCACAAAACTCCAGAAAAAGGTTCCAGGCTTTCCTGCGCAGGTGAGGATATTTTGGGAAGTGAAAGGACAGTAACATTGGAGAGATGTTCTGATGCGACGCGGTCGCATTTGGGAAGTGGGTTTCCCCAAAATCACGTTTCTAGCTGGCATCATCAACCGTTCATTTTACATTCATTGATTTCGAGTTGACATCATCACAACCGTTTGTTTTGCATTGATCTTAACCGAGGGACGGCATACACAAAACGATATAAACAGctataatttaacttatttcCAAGTCACTAAAGTGCCAGTGGCGTTCACAAATCACAATAGTGTTCttcacaaaaatatttaaactgaaaataaacattaaatatttcatttctaaaatttaaataattagtttaattgtggtttagaaatatttttatttttatttttatttttaaaaacagaaaatgataataacttatatataaaaaaattatattcacaTCCATCGGAACTCTTTTTACATCCGCCCTTATCATCTAATTTTTAGGACAAAAATATACTTTGATGCAATTTCTCTACTATTCTTTTCCTTCACTTCTTCTTTTAATGTTTCGAACTATGCATCTAAATACTTGCATTTGGAATTGTACCTTTTGATACCCTATTTACCAAATAATTGAACTATGTTCAATTCGAATATTTCTCGTCTAGCCTTTCAGGTATGGATATTTCCTCATTATTTGGATTTTGAGATCCGAACTTCATGGTATTCAACCTTCTAGGTCTGAAGACtatgaaaagtttttttttttttcattttattgtatttttttcatgatttctcaCTTCTAAACCATTTGCAAATTCTtcctaattgttttttaattatttttacaataagtttttcattaaaaaaaattaaattaaaaataagccCTAAAAGATATTCATGTAGTATGTTCAATGAATTCAaacaaaatgtataaaaaaattacaaccgACCATAAACATGCTTCAAACGCTCTTTCATTATCAAATAAGTTTCCGAGAAGATGATTTTCTCTTAGGGTTTGTTGTTAAAGATTGAAGTCATCCcacattaaaagaaaacaaaaggaggaGCTTCCTTGTGCTATAAAAGGAGGCCTCCACCCTCTATATTAATCatctaaaaataagtttttatccTTTTGTAAGTTTTTATGTTCTCTCctcttaattgaaaaaaaaagttgtaatttTGTCTTCATATAGTTGATATTTTTCGGTCTTGTCCTGTGGAGGTTTCCATCATAATTAAGTGGGTTTTATCACGTAAGTACTTTTGCcccttgttttatttatttattgctctattttccttttattattctattttcaaattatcatTGTGGATATCATTTTATAacaatggtatcaaagcctaggTTTAAGACAGTAGGTGGTTACTTTTGTGGTAACTATATGACTACAAAAGTTTTGTCAAAAGAGTAATAAGAACTTAAGGAAAACAAGTTTTAAGTGGGACCACTGTGACCTTTCCACTTTCCTAGTGTATTCAACACATACACTAACTATTATTCTAGGTTACTGTTCACCATAAAAGTGAAACAAATGgcaacaaaatttgaaagaaaaaaaaatcaatgggaGCAATTTTGGGttgtagaaaatgaaaatgaaagtcATCTTTGAGGAATGAATATTGCCTAGAAGCAGTTGGTAAAAGACTAGAAAATGTTGAAGATAAAGAGTGAGAGCAAATGGATGGGGATGTCGTTTCAAGCTTACATTTAGCAATAACATATAATATATTGTCAAGTATCTCAAAATTACAGTCGACAAAAGATTTAGGATACTTTGATAAACTTATATGAGGTCAAGTTGTTGCATAACAAAATCTTCTTGAAAAGAAAACTCTACACTCTTCAGATGTCATAATCTACTTCAATGATTGAATACATCAACACCCTAAAAACTATGTTCTCTCAATTATCAATTAAGGAGCATAACATGGAAGAGAAGGAACATGTTGAACTTCTACTGCAATGTCTACCTGATTCATATGATCATCTCATCATATATGTGGTTAATGGTGTTTTGAGGATAATGGTAATCTTTAATGATGTTGTGGCTATTGTACTTAAGGAAGAAGGTAGGcttaaaaacaaggaaaatagaATATCTTCTTAGCAAACCGAGGCTTTAATTATGTCTAGAGGAAGATCAACAGAACATGGTTCTAGTGGGAGTCAAAGCTAGAATAGGTCAAATCGATTGAGTCTATGATTTTTTAGTTGGTCTCAATGCTGAGTTTGACCAAGTTAAAGTTCAAATACTTAGCAAAGAGCTTCCAACTTTGAACAAAACTATCTTTATGATTTGAGTAGAAAGCAAGAGAAGTGTCATACTTGAACCTCAGAATATGGAAGACTCAACTATGGTTGCTAACAAAGGTAGTGATTAGAAGGCTAGTGCTATTGATAACAAAAAGACTAATCGATCAAAGGTTTCAAACCGTGAGAACAAGGATAACTTATAGTGCACTTATTACCAGAAGCCTAGACATACATGGGAGAAGTGCTAAAAACTTCATGGTAAGCCAACCATGTCTAGCAAATAGTGGTTTACAATGAAGGGCAACAAAGGGATAATGGGCAAGCAAACTTATCTTTTGTTTAgccaattaataaaaaatcccTAGAATAAGGTGGATTCAATCAAGAAGAGATTGAAAAACTAAGAGCTTTGTTGGGAACTCTTGAGAAACCTTCAGGTACATGCTCACTAGCACTTTCAGGtaagtttctttttttccattggATTAAAAGTTTAGAATAAAACCTTTTCTAGTTTGCAGGCTATAAATTCAGGTGCCATAAATTACATGGCTCATTCATCACAccaatttaaaaattacaacTTGTGTCCAAGTAGTAGGAAAATAGTTATAGCAGATGGTTCATTAATCATTGTCACAAGTGTAGGAGATGTCCAAATAAGTCCTACACTCACACTTAGAAATGTGTTTCATGTTCCAAAGTTGTCCACTAATCTTGTTTCTATACAAAAAATTACACAAGATTTGGGTTGCATTATGACTTTTTACCCTACTTAACCATGTACTTCAAGATCATGACTTAACACTTGAGACACCAAGCAAGTCAtttgtatcttttcttttttagtaccacattttaataaagaaaaaatctgGCTTCATCATGGTAGACTTGGACATCCATCATTTAGAACTCTTAAGATCTCGTTCCCTTCTTTATATAGGAAATTAAATGTTGAGAGCTTCTATTATGATGTATTTGAACTTGCTAAACACAAGTAAACAAATTGAAAGTCCAATAGGGGACACCTAATAGGGCGGTTGAATGagtgattttaaattttaaataaatatttatatgttatactagaatttttttttttatcccaaaAGATACCAAAGATACCCTAAATAACTAAATAGGTTATACCTAAAATCttaggtaaataaaaatatgatttttactttttaaggATAACCTGCGAGATGTTAAGGATAATCGATTCTATTAATTATAGacaatttaaacaatatatcaaatacaaaacaTATAAACAATGAGGCATAAGattttttacttggaaaaccTTCACACTAACTATcaagataaaaaatcatgagGTTTGAGACCTACTAATCTAAGTCCACTAtataaaatcaagttacacaaatttatCTAATTGTAGCCCTAAAGACTTATTCTCTAGTACCTATAACGTGATTCATGTCTATGATGCAGGAACCTTTAATTGCTCCAATAGATCACTTTAGCCtcattgaaattaatttaaatataacaaACAATGTATAATCCTAGGTTAGAATTTTCACAAAATCACATATCAAAAACCAATAATTATAAAAGCAAAACCTAAGAAAATCTCCAAACATAACAAACtccaaaatgttttaaaaatctaaaacaagAAATCATCAATAATGGTAACTACTGCCAAAGGATTTCTGacaccaaaaaccaaataataatgAAACAACTCCTTCTTCCACTAAAGAGTTTCCAATATGgaccatttcttttaaaactttttgttCTTACTCATTATAACGAATGTATTTAGTAGGCCAACAAAACCTGTAAACTTCTAATGGCACCAACACATTTTTTAGATCAAAGACATAacaaagtgagaaaaaaattgaggaagagGGTCATTTGTAAAGTTTATTTGTATACTAATtgatcttatatatatatatatatatatatatatatatatatatatatatatatatatatatatatatatataagatcaATTAGTGTTTGATATCTTACATGATTACACCTAACATGTTATACATATCCTAACTTTGTTTCCTATATCACATGCTAACCCAACAAACTTTAACTTTATGTGAGGTTTcagaaattaaggaaaaaataaaaagaaagaaaaaataaaaaaaatggaaaagagattTATGTTTTGAAAGAATGTAAATTTGAAATCgaaacaataaacaaaatgaataataaaaggaataaaTGAGAGAGTGAGAAGAAGAAATGCCTCTCAAAACTTTGTGTGTTGATATAATAGAAGGAAAGCCTTTTATAGGGTTTACAAAATACCTTTCATTTTCCactcatatttaaaattagtaaatgaAAGCTTTTGCTTCATTTTGCTAGTCAATAGGGGGCCACTCACCACTCTTAATTATAAAGCATTTACAACACTCTTCCTTGGATGTCCACCACATGAAAagaaatgttttattaaaacctTTTCAAGAACAAACCTATGGGAAAAACCTagtaaaggaaaaatagtaCTATATTCTTCTAATTCTTTAGGTTGCTCTTTGTCTATTAGGACAGTCTTGTTAAAAGCCTTACCAATAAAATCTAATGGGACAAAAGATGAATGGACgaaaaaaaagtataatgtACTAACATCCTTTTACAAACATGTTTTCCCTCATGTTGATATCCTTGTGTTGATGAATTTCAATATTGTGTATTAACCTCTTGAACATTGAGGTTAGTAATGACTTTGTGAATAAACTTCTAGATTATCTCTTGAATGTATTTACTAAACATCGATTTCATTACTATTCtagagttcatgtgtataaagaaattttgattaaatgtATTTGGTTATATTTTCGTTAATATGACCCCCTTTTATCTATACAatgcatacaatattattttcatataatatcaTCATGTAGCCTTTGATTGAGGATAGTCCACATGATTCTcaaatatgttggatcatagatctcattgcaagtattttttaatgatttgatgaCATAgctaccattgtttgtttgaaaaatcTCTATGAAGTAGTAATATCATCACATTCAAACATATACCCTAGTTATGACCCAGATTTATGTGTATTTGAAAGTTATCTTACATTCTCATATCTAAGCAATTGAAACTCTGGTTTTCATGAATAAAATAGACCTGTGTCAATAGTTTGGAGAAGATAACACAACATATGTTTGATACGATTCTAATGTCTTTGGGATGGAGCGGAACTATATCTTACtaataaattgaaagaaaaagcaaattttgagaaaaatcaatttttaggcGTGTACAATTGACAAAATATATGAGTACAACAATAgcattaaaatatgatatttaaggaccaagtaattcttcaccaTCTTCGTGAGCATCaaatgggtcatttttcacTTCATGTGATTGTACAACCATTGAAGAACTTAAAAAATGTACTTATCCATGtgaaaacacttcaaaattttcttaatatatgtTTACtaatgtactaaaactccatttagaaaatgtttgatctataggctaagataaaattttgattctatgagatatttcatctcaaattcattttccaaataatttgttatttttctgaGCACTTCAGGAGTCCCAACAATATGTAAACCATGAACATACactataataattgaaaattcaatttctaattttttttttttaataaaaatacatgGACATATAGAGTTGTTAACTTATGCTTCTTTTAGTAGGTATTCGCTAAGGTGACTGTACCATATGTGTCTAGATTGCTTCAATCCATACTAGGATTATTGTAACTCGATTGAACACATGCTATGAGGCTTTCCATTTTTTGCTTCaagtaatttaaattattcatgAAATTATTTGCTTCAAGCATTTTAATCCTTTAGAGAATCATTTGTTTCATGCATTTTAAGTCCTTCAAGGAATTatttgtttcataaattttaaatcctttaggGAATTATTTGCTTCAAAACATTTAAATCCTTCAATGAATTATTTGCTTTAGACATTTTAAATCCTACATGAATTTTAGTATATatggattttaaatatattgtaaCTACATCATAAAGGATATATTTAGTCCTTCAAAAACTATTGATCATATAATTATATCATTACAATATTTGATACAAGGTCTATACAAGAAACCTTATGCTACTAATCatgctttatattttataacctCATTATTTCCAATTGCACTTCTGTACAAAAATCCATTTCTCCCTAACAAGCTTTATGTCTTCAAGCCTTTGGATTATAGGTCTAAATACTTCTCTTTTCATTAATGAGTTTAAATCTATCTACataacttctttccattttgaccaATCATTTATATGttgacattcttccacattttgtGGTTTGAGATCTTCAT is a window encoding:
- the LOC117910289 gene encoding DNA mismatch repair protein MSH1, mitochondrial-like, producing the protein MYWLSSKNVVVSFPRFCSLALLLRSPACKYTSFRSSTLLLQQFEKSRCLNERRVLKGAGRMTKNVIGLKNELDEKDLSHIMWWKERMQMCKKPSTVHLVKRLIYSNLLGVDPNLKNGK